The following are encoded in a window of Thermoanaerobacter ethanolicus JW 200 genomic DNA:
- a CDS encoding PucR family transcriptional regulator — protein MIGYDLIKKVAYDIQKNIQMPIYIIDKSGNLIYGDKDFFEKKAGFLKINVEYIDEKEIYEVGEFICYNIFYNDVLFFTIALEGKDEQSKKVLYLISLIFEQLLHKYDREEFLIKALTCKLSVNLVSYYAEKYKINKNVKYTVAIVESNNEIDDAIKIITNIFDKGNLYTVKFDDKRFAAIFSYKGNNSLIELYKTMKDMIEAEGYMKVKIASSSSFVPIEDIHIAYREAETALLIGKKLEDEKGIYIYEDYSFAEILWGIDIEKVNNFIKKRNIDFGIFKDEELIQTLNAFFRNSLNLSETARELYIHRNTLVYRLDKIFKMTGLDAKNFDEAVLLKMIMTLTKLYDIPR, from the coding sequence ATGATCGGCTATGACCTTATAAAAAAGGTAGCCTACGATATTCAAAAAAATATTCAAATGCCAATATATATAATAGATAAGTCCGGGAATTTAATTTACGGCGACAAAGATTTTTTTGAAAAAAAAGCAGGATTTTTAAAGATAAATGTAGAATATATTGATGAAAAAGAGATATATGAAGTAGGGGAATTTATATGCTATAACATATTTTACAATGATGTTCTCTTTTTTACTATCGCTTTAGAAGGAAAAGATGAACAATCAAAAAAAGTGCTTTATCTAATTTCTCTAATTTTTGAACAATTATTGCACAAATATGATAGAGAAGAGTTTTTGATAAAGGCTTTAACTTGTAAATTAAGCGTAAATTTAGTGTCGTATTATGCTGAAAAATATAAAATAAATAAGAATGTGAAATACACAGTAGCAATTGTCGAATCGAATAATGAAATTGACGATGCGATAAAGATAATTACCAACATTTTTGATAAAGGTAATTTATATACTGTAAAATTTGATGATAAAAGATTTGCAGCGATATTTTCTTACAAGGGAAATAACTCTTTAATAGAACTTTATAAAACTATGAAAGATATGATAGAAGCTGAAGGCTATATGAAAGTAAAAATAGCCAGTTCTTCTTCCTTTGTGCCAATTGAGGATATACATATCGCCTATAGGGAAGCAGAGACAGCCTTACTTATTGGTAAAAAATTGGAAGATGAAAAAGGAATATATATTTACGAAGATTACAGCTTTGCAGAAATTTTATGGGGAATTGACATAGAAAAAGTAAATAATTTTATTAAAAAAAGAAATATTGATTTTGGTATTTTCAAAGATGAGGAATTGATACAAACCCTAAATGCTTTTTTTAGAAATAGTCTAAATTTGAGTGAGACTGCCAGAGAGCTGTACATCCATAGGAATACATTAGTTTATAGACTTGATAAAATTTTTAAAATGACAGGCCTGGATGCTAAGAATTTTGATGAAGCTGTCCTGTTAAAGATGATCATGACTTTGACAAAATTATACGATATTCCGAGGTGA
- a CDS encoding ABC transporter ATP-binding protein: MADVVLKHVYKIYPGGVTAVKDFNLEIQDKEFIVLVGPSGCGKTTTLRMIAGLEEISQGELYIDGKLVNDVPPKDRDIAMVFQNYALYPHMTVYDNMAFGLKLRKVPRAEIDRKVKEAARILGLEEYLNRKPKALSGGQRQRVALGRAIVRNPKVFLMDEPLSNLDAKLRVQMRTELSKLHDRLQTTFIYVTHDQTEAMTMGTRIVVMKDGVIQQVDKPQTIYDYPNNLFVAGFIGSPQMNFIDARLENKNGKVYATFKGFSILVPEGILKRLKDPSYVGKEIVIGIRPEDLHDEEVFLEAYPEAVVEAKVEVTELMGPETFLYLDVNGVSLTARVDPRTRAKAGDVIKIGFDINKLHMFDKETEMTILNRVIS; encoded by the coding sequence ATGGCTGATGTTGTACTCAAACATGTTTATAAAATTTATCCAGGCGGTGTTACCGCAGTTAAAGATTTTAATCTAGAAATTCAGGACAAAGAGTTTATAGTATTGGTTGGACCTTCTGGTTGTGGTAAAACTACAACATTGAGAATGATAGCAGGACTTGAGGAAATATCTCAGGGCGAACTTTATATTGATGGCAAACTTGTGAATGACGTGCCACCAAAAGATAGGGATATCGCAATGGTATTCCAAAACTATGCTCTTTATCCTCATATGACAGTGTATGACAATATGGCTTTTGGACTTAAACTTAGAAAGGTTCCAAGAGCGGAAATTGATAGAAAAGTAAAAGAAGCAGCTCGAATTTTAGGATTGGAAGAATATTTAAACAGGAAACCAAAAGCTTTGTCAGGCGGACAAAGACAGAGGGTTGCATTGGGGCGTGCTATTGTCCGCAATCCAAAAGTATTCTTGATGGATGAACCTTTGTCAAACTTAGACGCAAAATTGAGAGTACAAATGAGAACCGAGCTGTCTAAACTGCACGATAGATTACAGACGACTTTCATATATGTTACCCACGACCAAACAGAAGCTATGACAATGGGTACGAGAATAGTAGTTATGAAGGATGGCGTTATTCAGCAAGTAGATAAGCCTCAGACTATTTATGATTATCCAAATAATTTGTTTGTTGCTGGATTTATTGGAAGTCCTCAAATGAACTTTATTGATGCAAGATTAGAAAATAAGAATGGCAAAGTATATGCTACTTTTAAGGGATTCAGCATTTTGGTGCCAGAAGGGATTTTAAAAAGATTAAAAGATCCAAGCTACGTGGGAAAAGAAATTGTGATAGGAATAAGGCCAGAAGATTTGCATGACGAAGAAGTGTTCTTGGAAGCATATCCAGAGGCTGTAGTCGAAGCAAAAGTAGAAGTTACAGAGCTAATGGGTCCAGAGACATTTCTATATTTGGATGTGAATGGTGTTTCATTGACAGCAAGAGTAGATCCAAGAACAAGAGCAAAAGCAGGAGACGTAATTAAAATAGGATTTGATATAAATAAATTGCACATGTTTGACAAAGAAACAGAAATGACAATTTTGAATAGAGTAATAAGCTAA